In Taeniopygia guttata chromosome 2, bTaeGut7.mat, whole genome shotgun sequence, one genomic interval encodes:
- the ATPSCKMT gene encoding ATP synthase subunit C lysine N-methyltransferase isoform X1 yields MSEHAVCPSPGVMSQALAKEVPQEEGEGGSRRSSWGLLAAAGLGGTLVALYAVATPFVTPALRKVCLPFVPATAAQIQNVLKMLENRSGSLVDIGSGDGRIVIAAAKKGFQAVGYELNPWLVWYSRYSAWRDGVHQNTKFHILDLWKVSYSHYRNVVVFGVPQMMPQLEKKLEEELKCNARIIACRFPFPCWIPDHTTGEGIDTVWVYDLKRSRGCETKSLEITPEAES; encoded by the exons ATGAGCGAACACGCTGTCTGTCCGTCCCCAGGAGTGATGTCCCAGGCGCTGGCGAAGGAGGTCCCGCAGGAGGAGGGCGAGGGCGGCTCccgcaggagcagctgggggctgctggccGCGGCCGGTCTGGGAGGTACCCTGGTGGCCCTCTATGCTGTAGCCACCCCCTTCGTGACCCCGGCCCTGAGGAAGGTGTGCCTGCCCTTCGTTCCTGCCACCGCCGCTCAGATCCAGAACGTGCTGAAGATGTTGGAAAACAGAAGTGGCTCCCTAGTTGACATTGGTAGCGGAGATGGCCGTATT GTGATAGCAGCTGCAAAAAAGGGATTCCAGGCTGTTGGTTATGAATTGAATCCCTGGCTAGTCTGGTACTCCAGATATAGTGCCTGGAGAGATGGAGTACATCAGAACACCAAATTTCATATTTTGGACTTATGGAAG gtttCTTATTCCCATTATAGGaatgttgttgtttttggaGTACCTCAAATG ATGCCACAGCTGGAGAAGAAGCTAGAAGAAGAACTTAAGTGTAATGCCAGAATCATTGCCTGTCGCTTCCCTTTCCCTTGCTGGATTCCAGATCATACTACTGGAGAGGGAATAGACACTGTGTGGGTCTACGATTTGAAACGTTCTAGAGGATGTGAAACAAAAAGCTTGGAAATTACACCAGAGGCAGAATCATAA
- the ATPSCKMT gene encoding ATP synthase subunit C lysine N-methyltransferase isoform X2: MSQALAKEVPQEEGEGGSRRSSWGLLAAAGLGGTLVALYAVATPFVTPALRKVCLPFVPATAAQIQNVLKMLENRSGSLVDIGSGDGRIVIAAAKKGFQAVGYELNPWLVWYSRYSAWRDGVHQNTKFHILDLWKVSYSHYRNVVVFGVPQMMPQLEKKLEEELKCNARIIACRFPFPCWIPDHTTGEGIDTVWVYDLKRSRGCETKSLEITPEAES; encoded by the exons ATGTCCCAGGCGCTGGCGAAGGAGGTCCCGCAGGAGGAGGGCGAGGGCGGCTCccgcaggagcagctgggggctgctggccGCGGCCGGTCTGGGAGGTACCCTGGTGGCCCTCTATGCTGTAGCCACCCCCTTCGTGACCCCGGCCCTGAGGAAGGTGTGCCTGCCCTTCGTTCCTGCCACCGCCGCTCAGATCCAGAACGTGCTGAAGATGTTGGAAAACAGAAGTGGCTCCCTAGTTGACATTGGTAGCGGAGATGGCCGTATT GTGATAGCAGCTGCAAAAAAGGGATTCCAGGCTGTTGGTTATGAATTGAATCCCTGGCTAGTCTGGTACTCCAGATATAGTGCCTGGAGAGATGGAGTACATCAGAACACCAAATTTCATATTTTGGACTTATGGAAG gtttCTTATTCCCATTATAGGaatgttgttgtttttggaGTACCTCAAATG ATGCCACAGCTGGAGAAGAAGCTAGAAGAAGAACTTAAGTGTAATGCCAGAATCATTGCCTGTCGCTTCCCTTTCCCTTGCTGGATTCCAGATCATACTACTGGAGAGGGAATAGACACTGTGTGGGTCTACGATTTGAAACGTTCTAGAGGATGTGAAACAAAAAGCTTGGAAATTACACCAGAGGCAGAATCATAA
- the ATPSCKMT gene encoding ATP synthase subunit C lysine N-methyltransferase isoform X3, producing MSQALAKEVPQEEGEGGSRRSSWGLLAAAGLGGTLVALYAVATPFVTPALRKVCLPFVPATAAQIQNVLKMLENRSGSLVDIGSGDGRIVIAAAKKGFQAVGYELNPWLVWYSRYSAWRDGVHQNTKFHILDLWKVSYSHYRNVVVFGVPQMMPQLEKKLEEELKCNARIIACRFPFPCWIPDHTTGEGIDTVNFHL from the exons ATGTCCCAGGCGCTGGCGAAGGAGGTCCCGCAGGAGGAGGGCGAGGGCGGCTCccgcaggagcagctgggggctgctggccGCGGCCGGTCTGGGAGGTACCCTGGTGGCCCTCTATGCTGTAGCCACCCCCTTCGTGACCCCGGCCCTGAGGAAGGTGTGCCTGCCCTTCGTTCCTGCCACCGCCGCTCAGATCCAGAACGTGCTGAAGATGTTGGAAAACAGAAGTGGCTCCCTAGTTGACATTGGTAGCGGAGATGGCCGTATT GTGATAGCAGCTGCAAAAAAGGGATTCCAGGCTGTTGGTTATGAATTGAATCCCTGGCTAGTCTGGTACTCCAGATATAGTGCCTGGAGAGATGGAGTACATCAGAACACCAAATTTCATATTTTGGACTTATGGAAG gtttCTTATTCCCATTATAGGaatgttgttgtttttggaGTACCTCAAATG ATGCCACAGCTGGAGAAGAAGCTAGAAGAAGAACTTAAGTGTAATGCCAGAATCATTGCCTGTCGCTTCCCTTTCCCTTGCTGGATTCCAGATCATACTACTGGAGAGGGAATAGACACTGT AAATTTTCATCTTTGA